The genomic window AAGCGACATAATTTCTCCTTTAATGAAATATAATTCTTTGACTATGAATTGTAACAGTAATGAAGAGATAAAAGATTGACTTATGTCAAGTTGATTAAGTTTTATTTAAGATAAAAAGTGTCCTGTTTAGAAGATAGGACGTTAAAATAGTTTAAGATAGAGGAGAAAAGGAATAAATTTTATTTAAACCATTTTATCTTATCTCTTAGTGTAACAACTTCGCCAATAATTATCATAGCAGGTGTTGGCAGACCTTTTGATTTTTCAATAATATTGTCTAAAGTTCCTGTGATTACTTCTTGTTCATTTGTTGTACCTTTTGAAATTACAGCACATGGATAATCTTTTCTTTTTCCTAATCCTATTAGTTTTGAACAAATTAGTTCAATATTGTGGTATCCCATTAAAAATACGATTGTTTCGTCATTTAAAAAACTTTCCCATTCAATTTGAGATATTTTCTTTTTTGGATTTTCATGTCCAGTTACTACTCTAAAAGAAGTAGTTATTCCCCTATGAGTTACGGGAATTCCGGCATATGCTGGAACTGCAATTGCTGAGCTGATTCCTGGAATAATTTCAAATTTAATATCTCTTTCTTGTAAATAAAGAGCTTCTTCTCCACCTCGACCAAAAACAAAAGGATCACCACCTTTTAGTCTTACAATATTTTCATATTTTAATGAAGCTTGATAAATTAGTTCGTTAATTTCATTTTGAGGAAGAGTATGTTTTTTATCTTCTTTACCAACATATATTAAATCACATGAAGCTTTTACCATTGTTAAGATTTCTGGATTTACTAATCTATCGTAAATTAGTACATCGGCATTTTGTATTACTCTTACTGCTTTTAGTGTTAGAAGCTCTACATCTCCTGGTCCTGCTCCTGTTAAATATACTGTTGACATAATTATTTTACCCCATGAAAATTATTTTTTGAATTATAGTAAAAAATCAACAGAAACTACTTAGTTTTACAAGAATTCATAAGTTTATCTAGTTCATTTTTTAATTCTTGAAGTTTTTTTGTAGAGTTCATCAGATTTTCTTGAGATTGAATTACTATATCTTCGCTCTTATTTAATTGTTTAGAAATATCAGCTGAATTTGTAAGTTCATCAATTATTTTATCAAACTCTTCAGTGATTTCTTCAAGCTTAATAGAAGCATTATTTGATTGTTCTATCGCATTTGATGAGTAAATCATTGCTGCATTTATTTTATCTATAAAACAATTTATTGTATCAGTTGCCTCAACTATCTCTTTTTCAGCTTCAATTTTTATGGGAGTTAGAAGTTCATTAGAATTTTCTTCCATAATTTTTTTTGATTCATCGAAAAATTTTTTTACATTTTCTTCCATTGCTTTTAATTGTGAAAAACTATAAAACATTAAAATTACAATAAATAAGGCAAAAAGATATTGAATATATCTTATAAAATCACTTTTTTGTTCACTGTAAGTTGTGTACATAGAAACTAAACTATCAACTTGAGATAATAAAATAGTATTTGTATCATGGATAGAATCAACAATATTTTTTAATGCTAAATTATTGTCTTTATCATTATTTTGAATGATTTCTTTAAAATCAACTATATTCTTATGAAAATTATTCCATAAGATTTCAACTTTTGAAAGTTGCTTTTCGATTTCATCTGTAGGTGCTTTTGATATACCTATAAGTGAATTTCCATCTTTTAAAGAATTTAAATTATATATAAATTCAATAGTTGAAGTATCAAGTTCCCAATAAGAACTATTTTTATTGTGATAGATATAAAAAATATTTTTGGAAATATTTTGAGTTAACATCCTTTGTTTTCCAGCAATATTAATAATCAAGGCATCTTTTTTATTTTTTTCATTTAAATACATAGTTGTAGCAATTATACTTGCCATTAAAATTATAAATAGAATTCCTATGAATTTTATTTTTGTACTAATTGTATTTTGTTTCATACTCCAATTCCTTTAAAAATCGAGATTAAATTTTCTTTATTCGTTATACTAACTTCACTATTTTCTATATGAATAGTTCCATCTCTTGTTAATCTTTTTAAAACTCTTGATAAAGTTTCTGGTTGAATATGTAACATAAAAGAGACTTCTTGTCTTTTTAATTTATTAAACATTTCTAAGTCTTGATTTAACATAAATGCAACTTTTGCCGTAGCGTCAAAAACCAATTCTCTATTTACAATACATTGTAATTGATGAGTTTTTGTTAATAAAATTTCTAATAATTCCATCGTTAAAATATTTTTTGATAAAAAAAGCTCTTTAAATTTTTCAAAATCTATAGATAACATAATTGAATCTTCAATAAATTCTGTGTTTGAGAAGCAATAAATATCATTATTGTTCATGGAAGTTAGTTCACTAATCATTGAATTTTTGTAAATATGATATAAAAATATTTCATTATCAAATTTATCAAGTTTATAAACTTTTATAAGTCCCTCAACTAAGAAGAGTAAATTTTTGCTAACTTCACTTTCATAATATAAAATAGAGTTACTTGAGTATTTTGATACATTTGAAATGGAAGCAATTAACTCAATTTGTTCATCATTTAAGGTATTAAAAAAACTTATTTTTCTAATAGTATCTTGTAATGTCACAGTACCCTTTCATATGGTTTTATTTAAGCTATTGTATATTATGCTTGTACAAATACTAATTAAAAGATATAAAATAAGGTTTATAATGAGTTTTAAAAAATATATAAAAGCAGTAGGAACGGGTCCTAAAGGAAATAGAGATTTAAGTATAGATGAAACAGCAGATGCCGTTGAACAAATATTATTAAATAAAGTAACACCAGCTCAAATTGGTGCTTTTTTGATAGGCTGGAGAACAAAACTAGAATCAAATGATGAACTTAAAGGCTGTATAAAAGCTTTAAGAAAATTTATGAAATTTCAAAAAGTTGAAGACTCAATGGAACTTGGATATTCATTTGATGGAAGATGTGATAATCCATTTTTATTTCCATTATTTGGAAAAATATTAGAAGAGTTTTATGCAAAAAATAGTGATGTAAGAAGATTAAATCTAGTTATCTCAGGTGATTTTTTACAACCTGCAAAAAATGGACTTACAACAAAAGAGATTTTTGCAAATATTGATGCAAGTCAATACTTACATTTTTTTGATAGGGTAGAATACTTAAAAGAGTTAAGTGATATGACTCCTCTTAGACATGAATTAGGTTTAAGAACTGCATTTAATACAGTTGAAAAACTTTTAAATCCAAGTCTTAGTGAATATGGTGTAACAACAGCATTTCATAAACCATATGTACAAAAATATTTAGATATTTTTGCTGAATATTTTAAAGAAATAGTAGTTGTAAAAGCTAGTGAGGGAAGTCCAGAAGTATTTAAAGATGGAAAATATTGGAAAATGAAAAATGGAATTATAGTTGAAGAGAGTTTTTCATTAAAAGATTATGGAATAGTTTATGATAAAGAGTATGAAAATATCTCTTTAGAAGAGTCTTTAAATATAGTTAGAAATGCAGATGAAAATATCTTAAAACTTGCAAAATTTAATGTAGCTTTATATCTATTATTCTCAAATAGAGTAGCATCATTAGATGAAGCATGGCAAAGATTAAATTAGGGAAAAATTAAAAAGGTAAAAAATGTTAATAGATGGATTTGGAAGAAAACATGATTATCTAAGAGTTTCTGTAACTGAAAGATGTAACTTTAGATGTCATTATTGTATGCCTGAAAAACCTTTTTCTTGGGTTCCTAAGGAAAATTTACTCTCTTATGAGGATTTATTTAAATTTATAAAAGCAGCAATAGATGAAGGTATAAAAAAAGTGAGAATTACAGGTGGTGAACCACTTTTAAGAGAGGGCTTAGATCAATTTGTAAAAATGATATTTGATTATAAAAATGATATAGATTTAGCACTAACAACAAATGGTTTTTTACTTCCAAAAGCTGCACAAAAATTAAAAGATGCAGGACTTAAAAGAATAAATATTTCACTTGATTCTTTAAACGCTGAAACTGCTGCAAAAATTGCTCAAAAAGATGTATTAGCAACTGTATTAAAAGGTATACAAGCAGCAGATGATGCAGGATTAAAAATCAAGATAAATTGTGTTCCAATAAAAGGAATAAATGAAAATGATATTTTAGATGTATTAGAGTTCTGTAAAAATAAAAATTATGTTATTAGATTTATAGAGTTTATGGAAAATAATCATGCAAAAGATGGTGCAAAAGGATTAAATTCGGATGAAATAAAAGCAATTGTAAGTACAAAATATCCCAACTTTAAAACAGTTCCTAGAGATACTAGTTCCCCTGCACAGTATTATGAATTAGAAGATGGTTTTCAATTTGGAATAATTGAGCCACATAAAGATGATTTTTGTGCTCAATGTAATAGAATTAGATTAACAGCAGAGGGTTATTTAATTCCATGTTTATATTTTGAAGATGCAATGAGTATCAAAGATGCCGTTAGAAATAATAGAATTGATGAAGCAGTTGCTATTCTAAAAAAAGTTTTAGAAAATAAACCAGAAAAAAACAAATGGTCAACAAAAGATGATAATAAAATTTCAACTAGAGCTTTTTATGAAACAGGTGGATGAAAACTCATATTTAATTTAGGTTAAAGTAAAGTTTAAATATAATCCGCGTTCATTTTATTGTAAATGAAAAAATTAATATATACCTATTAGGAGGTCAACATGGCTTTAGATCAGGAAGTAAAAGCAGCTATAGTAGCAAAATACGGTAAAAAAGATGGTGATACAGGTTCATCAGAAGTTCAAATTGCTTTATTAACAGAGCAAGTTAAAATATTAACAGAACACTTAAAAGTTTTCAAAAAAGACCACTCTTCAAGATTAGGTCTATTAAAAATGGTTGGTAAAAGAAAAAGATTACTAGCATATTTAAGAAGAACAAACTATGCTTCATTTGTTGAATTAGTTGCTTCTTTAGGAATTAGAGCTAAATAATTTTAGTTTTAATTACGAAAAAAAGGGTTGTAGTTTTGCTACAACCCTTTTTTTTTGTTTAAATATTTGAATTGATTAATTTTAATAACGAATATTAATAATAGTTCTTGTAGAATAAACAAAAAATATTGGAAATTTATAATATGTTATTAACAAAAAAGAGTGAATACGCACTACTATCTTTAATTGCCATTGCTAAAAGTGATGAAGCGAAGAATGTAGATGAGTTATCAAGAGAATTAAATATATCAAAATCATTTTTAGCAAAAATCATGCAAAATTTAGCAAAACACAATTTAGTTGTATCTCATAGAGGTGTAAATGGAGGATTTGCTTTAAATAAATCATGGGAAATAATTACTATTTTAGAAATTGTAGTTGCTGCTGAAGAAAAATTACCATCAGTTTTTGAATGCTCTCCATCAATGGATAATTGTCCAAATCAACTTGCATCACTTTGTACTATTTGGCCTTTATTAAATAATTTACAACTAAAAATAAATGATTTCTTAGAAAAATTAACATTAAAAGATATTGCTTAATGAAGTTTTTCCATATTTCTCATACAGATTTAGATGGATACGGATGTCAATTAATTACTAAAGAGTATTTTAAAGAGGGTTTTTTTTACAACGCTAATTATGGAGTTGAAGTAAAACTATCTATAAAAAAAGTACTAGAGCAAATTCTTGAATACAAAGAAGAAGAAATTTTTATATTAATTAGTGATTTAAATCTTACATTTCAAGAATCGAAAGATTTAGATAAAGATGTGAATAATCTTATAAATAATGGTTTCAAAATAAAACTTCAACTTTTAGATCATCATATTAGTGGTAAAAAAAGTTCAGAAACTTTTTCTTGGTACTATTTAGATGATAAAAGATGTGCTACAAAAATAGTTTATGATTATATATTTGAAGAGTATGAAGGGTTTGATAGAAATACAAGTGATTGGCTCAAACCTTTAGTAGATGCAATAAATGCTGTTGATATTTGGCTTGAGCATGAGGTTAAAAACTTTGAATTTGGAAAAGTTTTAATGTCAATGATCACAAAAGTACGTGAAATTAATAATATTTTGTTTGCAGATTTAAATAGAGATTTTAGATGTTATTTATTAAAAGAAGGCTCAAAATATCTCGATCTTGTTGATGGTTATATAAAATTAGATAATGATGTTCACTTTATAAAAAAAGATTTTTTAAAATTAAGTGATAAAGATGATACTTTAGATAATTTATCAGCTACTTATCTTGTAAAAACTTTAGTTGATGTAAAAGATGATTTAACTGTTACTTATAAAGGTCATAAAGGTCTTTTAACCTATTGTTTAGGTTCAATTTCAATTCCTGCAAATGCTTTTTTACGAGCAAATCCTGAGTATGATTTTTTTATTGACGTAAATAAAAAAGGTAATGCTTCTTTTCGAGCAGATGGAAAAGTAGATGTGGCATTACTAGCTTCAAAACTAGCAAATGGTGGTGGGCATGTAAATGCAAGTGGTGGAAAATTTGATGACTTCAAAGAAGTTATTGATTATTGTGAAGTTAGAACTTACATACAAAATAAATTAGATAAAATCTAGTTATCTAATTTTAGTATACTTTCAAATAATTTATTTATAATAAACAATTAAAAATAAGGATATAAAATGGATTGCGAATTCCCTACGGTAAACTCAAAAAGTGAAGAAATAATTGAAATTTTTAAAAATACAAAAACTATAGCAATAGCTGGACTTTCACCAGATCCATCAAAAGCTTCAAATATGGTTGCTGCTTATTTACAAAGCGCAGGATTTAAAGTTGTTCCTGTTTATCCAAAAGAAGATATGATTTTAGGTGAAAAAGTTTATAGAACTATTTCAGAGATTCCTTTTAAAATTGATATGGTTGATATTTTTAGAAAACCAGATGTAATAGCTGAAATTATTGACGAAGTAATTAAAAGAGGTGATGTTGATACAGTATGGACACAATTGGGTCTAGTAAACAATGAGGCAGCTGCAAAGGCAAAAGAAGCTGGTTTAAAAGTTGTACAAAATAAATGTACTAAAATAGAACATAGAAATCTATTTTAATTAATCTCTTTTGATGTGTTGTTAAGCACAAGTTTAGCAATACATCCAGTTTTCCCATCATCTCTATTTTGAATTGATATTTTGGCTCTTAAAGCATCAGCTGCATTTTTTGCTAAAAAAAGTCCTAATCCAACTCCACTTTGATTTCCTACTCTTTTAAACGGTGCAAATAAATCTACATTTTCAGGTATTCCAATTCCCTCGTCAGTTACAATTATGATTATTTTTTCTTTGGTTTTTTTTAGTTTTATTGCAATTGATTTTTCATTTGGAGTAAATTTTATTGCATTTTGCACAAAATTTTGCAGAATTTGGTTAAATAAAGTTAATTGAATAGAGGTTTCTAAATGATTAACATTTGAAAAGAATGTGATAATAATATTTTTTTGCGCACTTAACATTCTATAATCATTAGTTTTTTTCTTAATATATTCAACCAAATCAAGATTAATAGTTTGTTCAAATTGCGCTCCCTCAGTTCTTCCAATATCTAAAATTGAAGAGATAGTTTTATTCATTTCATCTATTTGTTTTACAGTTAGTTTTAAAGCTTCTTCATATTGTTCAATTTCTCTTTTTTTCTTTAAAGTAACTTCATTTTTTAACTTCATTACAGCAAGAGGAGTTTTTAGCTCATGGGCAGCTCCTACAAATAGCTCTTTTTTAAATTTTACATAAGTTTCGATTCTATTTGTTAATGAATTGATAGAATTTGCAAGGGAATGAAACTCAATAGGTAAATCTTTTTTATCAATTTGAGTTAAAGAATTTTCATCCATATTTGATAATTTTTTATTAATTTGAATTATGGGTTTTAATAAAGATTTTGAAACTATTAAAGAATAAACAAGCATTAAAATAAAACCAGGAATTGCTAAAATGAATAAATTTTTAAATATAACGGAATATAAAAGTTCTCTTTCAAAACTAACATTTTTATCAATTTCTAAAAAGGTTTTATTTTTTAGATCAAAGGGATAAAGTAGTTTTATATAATAATCACCTTGTTTTTGGTAATTTAAAAATTTAAAAGTTTGTAATTGAATATTATGTATTAGATTAATAGTTATATTTTCATTTTGAATAGGAGCAAAACTATTTGAGGAAATTGAAGATTTATAAAGTTCTTCTGCGTGACTTAACATATTTTTTTGAATATCGTCATAAACAGTACTTCTTGCATATTCGTAAAATATAAAGGAAAGGGTGATGATAAAAAGCGAAGTAGCTATAATCAGTTTACTGTAAAACTGTCTATATATACTTTTGCTTTCCATCTTTTAAATCAGCTAAATTATTTAGCTTTTGTATCTTCTATTGTATTAGGATAACAGAATCTATAACCTCTTCTTCTAATTGTTTCAATAGTAGAGATATTTAATGGTTTATCCATTTTTTGTCTAATTTGGTTAATCGCAACTTCAATAACATTTGGAGTAACTAATTCTGGTTCTTCCCAAATTGCATCAAGTAATTGCTCTTTAGAAACAATTTGATCTC from Arcobacter venerupis includes these protein-coding regions:
- a CDS encoding CoA-binding protein; amino-acid sequence: MDCEFPTVNSKSEEIIEIFKNTKTIAIAGLSPDPSKASNMVAAYLQSAGFKVVPVYPKEDMILGEKVYRTISEIPFKIDMVDIFRKPDVIAEIIDEVIKRGDVDTVWTQLGLVNNEAAAKAKEAGLKVVQNKCTKIEHRNLF
- the rpsO gene encoding 30S ribosomal protein S15, with the translated sequence MALDQEVKAAIVAKYGKKDGDTGSSEVQIALLTEQVKILTEHLKVFKKDHSSRLGLLKMVGKRKRLLAYLRRTNYASFVELVASLGIRAK
- the cobA gene encoding uroporphyrinogen-III C-methyltransferase, which encodes MSTVYLTGAGPGDVELLTLKAVRVIQNADVLIYDRLVNPEILTMVKASCDLIYVGKEDKKHTLPQNEINELIYQASLKYENIVRLKGGDPFVFGRGGEEALYLQERDIKFEIIPGISSAIAVPAYAGIPVTHRGITTSFRVVTGHENPKKKISQIEWESFLNDETIVFLMGYHNIELICSKLIGLGKRKDYPCAVISKGTTNEQEVITGTLDNIIEKSKGLPTPAMIIIGEVVTLRDKIKWFK
- a CDS encoding RrF2 family transcriptional regulator, giving the protein MLLTKKSEYALLSLIAIAKSDEAKNVDELSRELNISKSFLAKIMQNLAKHNLVVSHRGVNGGFALNKSWEIITILEIVVAAEEKLPSVFECSPSMDNCPNQLASLCTIWPLLNNLQLKINDFLEKLTLKDIA
- a CDS encoding DHH family phosphoesterase; translated protein: MKFFHISHTDLDGYGCQLITKEYFKEGFFYNANYGVEVKLSIKKVLEQILEYKEEEIFILISDLNLTFQESKDLDKDVNNLINNGFKIKLQLLDHHISGKKSSETFSWYYLDDKRCATKIVYDYIFEEYEGFDRNTSDWLKPLVDAINAVDIWLEHEVKNFEFGKVLMSMITKVREINNILFADLNRDFRCYLLKEGSKYLDLVDGYIKLDNDVHFIKKDFLKLSDKDDTLDNLSATYLVKTLVDVKDDLTVTYKGHKGLLTYCLGSISIPANAFLRANPEYDFFIDVNKKGNASFRADGKVDVALLASKLANGGGHVNASGGKFDDFKEVIDYCEVRTYIQNKLDKI
- a CDS encoding type IV pili methyl-accepting chemotaxis transducer N-terminal domain-containing protein translates to MKQNTISTKIKFIGILFIILMASIIATTMYLNEKNKKDALIINIAGKQRMLTQNISKNIFYIYHNKNSSYWELDTSTIEFIYNLNSLKDGNSLIGISKAPTDEIEKQLSKVEILWNNFHKNIVDFKEIIQNNDKDNNLALKNIVDSIHDTNTILLSQVDSLVSMYTTYSEQKSDFIRYIQYLFALFIVILMFYSFSQLKAMEENVKKFFDESKKIMEENSNELLTPIKIEAEKEIVEATDTINCFIDKINAAMIYSSNAIEQSNNASIKLEEITEEFDKIIDELTNSADISKQLNKSEDIVIQSQENLMNSTKKLQELKNELDKLMNSCKTK
- the moaA gene encoding GTP 3',8-cyclase MoaA, producing the protein MLIDGFGRKHDYLRVSVTERCNFRCHYCMPEKPFSWVPKENLLSYEDLFKFIKAAIDEGIKKVRITGGEPLLREGLDQFVKMIFDYKNDIDLALTTNGFLLPKAAQKLKDAGLKRINISLDSLNAETAAKIAQKDVLATVLKGIQAADDAGLKIKINCVPIKGINENDILDVLEFCKNKNYVIRFIEFMENNHAKDGAKGLNSDEIKAIVSTKYPNFKTVPRDTSSPAQYYELEDGFQFGIIEPHKDDFCAQCNRIRLTAEGYLIPCLYFEDAMSIKDAVRNNRIDEAVAILKKVLENKPEKNKWSTKDDNKISTRAFYETGG
- a CDS encoding HAMP domain-containing sensor histidine kinase; amino-acid sequence: MESKSIYRQFYSKLIIATSLFIITLSFIFYEYARSTVYDDIQKNMLSHAEELYKSSISSNSFAPIQNENITINLIHNIQLQTFKFLNYQKQGDYYIKLLYPFDLKNKTFLEIDKNVSFERELLYSVIFKNLFILAIPGFILMLVYSLIVSKSLLKPIIQINKKLSNMDENSLTQIDKKDLPIEFHSLANSINSLTNRIETYVKFKKELFVGAAHELKTPLAVMKLKNEVTLKKKREIEQYEEALKLTVKQIDEMNKTISSILDIGRTEGAQFEQTINLDLVEYIKKKTNDYRMLSAQKNIIITFFSNVNHLETSIQLTLFNQILQNFVQNAIKFTPNEKSIAIKLKKTKEKIIIIVTDEGIGIPENVDLFAPFKRVGNQSGVGLGLFLAKNAADALRAKISIQNRDDGKTGCIAKLVLNNTSKEIN
- a CDS encoding glycosyl transferase, yielding MSFKKYIKAVGTGPKGNRDLSIDETADAVEQILLNKVTPAQIGAFLIGWRTKLESNDELKGCIKALRKFMKFQKVEDSMELGYSFDGRCDNPFLFPLFGKILEEFYAKNSDVRRLNLVISGDFLQPAKNGLTTKEIFANIDASQYLHFFDRVEYLKELSDMTPLRHELGLRTAFNTVEKLLNPSLSEYGVTTAFHKPYVQKYLDIFAEYFKEIVVVKASEGSPEVFKDGKYWKMKNGIIVEESFSLKDYGIVYDKEYENISLEESLNIVRNADENILKLAKFNVALYLLFSNRVASLDEAWQRLN
- a CDS encoding Crp/Fnr family transcriptional regulator, with protein sequence MTLQDTIRKISFFNTLNDEQIELIASISNVSKYSSNSILYYESEVSKNLLFLVEGLIKVYKLDKFDNEIFLYHIYKNSMISELTSMNNNDIYCFSNTEFIEDSIMLSIDFEKFKELFLSKNILTMELLEILLTKTHQLQCIVNRELVFDATAKVAFMLNQDLEMFNKLKRQEVSFMLHIQPETLSRVLKRLTRDGTIHIENSEVSITNKENLISIFKGIGV